A stretch of DNA from Microlunatus capsulatus:
GCTCGGCGGCGAGCTTGCCCGAGATCAGCACCATCGGCACGCCGACGCCGGGCACCGTGCCCGAGCCCGCGAAGAAGAAGCCGGGCACCCGCTTCTCGACGTTCGGCGGCCGGAACGGGCCGGTCTGGGGGAACGTGTGCGCGAGGGCGAACGGGGTGCCGGCTGCCATCCCCTGGCGCTGCCAGCCGAGCGGGTCGACGAGCTCCTCGGTGACGACGTCGTCCGGGTAGCCGTTGGCGGAGAGGAAGCCGTGCAGCCGGTCGCGCATGGCCGGCGCCTCCTGCACCCAGTCGATCTTGCCGCCGGAGAGGTTGGGCACGGGCTCCAGGACGAACAGCGACGAGCAGCCCTCCGGCGCCGCGGAGGGGGCGTCGAGCGAGGCGATGGTGACCATCCGCGACGGGTCGGGCATCAGCTCGCCGCGGTCCAGCAGCGCGTCGAAGGCCGTGTTCCACTCGTGCCCGAAGTGGATGTTGTGGTGCGCGGCGCTCTCCTCGGGGAGGCCGCGGACGCCGACGTGCCAGACGACGGCCGAGGGCGAGTAGTCGCCCTTGCCCGGGCGCGCGGCCCGCGGCGGGGTCAGCTCGGGCAGCAGGTGCTCGTAGGCGACGGGGGTGTCCAGCGTGCAGACGACGGCGTCGGCGCTGACCGCCTCACCGCCCGCGAGGCGGACGCCGGCCACCCGGCCGGTGGGGGAGCGCAGCACCGTCTCGACGCTCTCGCCGTAGCGGAACTGCGCGCCGGCCTTCTCGGCCGCCTGCGCCAGCGCCAGGGGCACCGCGTGCATGCCGCCCTCGGGGAAGAAGACCCCCTCGATGCTGTCCATGTAGGTGATCACCGCGTAGAGGGCCAGCGCCTTCTCGGGCGCCAGGCCGGCGTACATCGCCTGGAAGCTGAACAGCCGGTGCAGCCGCGGGTCCTGGAAGTGGGAGCGGACGGCCGGGCCCAGCCGGCGGAACGCGCCGAGCTGCAGCAGCTTGGCGGCGGCCCGCGGGTTCTTCAGCAGCCCCAGCGGGGAGTCGAAGTTGGTGTCGATGAAGTTCGGCATCTCGGCGACGTAGAGCTTGCGCAGCCACTCGACGAAGCCCTCGAAGGCCGCGGCGTCGACGCTGCCGCAGGTCTCGGCGATCTCCTGGCGCATCGCGTCGCGGTCGCCGCGGACCATGATCGTGCTGCCGTCGGCGTACACCGCGCGGTAGGCCGGGTCGAGGCGCTTGAGCGGGCCCAGCGCGGACAGGTCGCTGCCGGCGGCGCGGAGCACGTCGGCGATGAGGTCCGGCATGGTCAGCACGCTGGGGCCGGTGTCGAAGGTGAAGCCGTCGCGCTGCAGCAGCCCGTTGCGGCCGCCGGCGATGTCCTCCCGCTCGACGACGGTGACGTCGTAGCCGCGACCGGCGAGGTGGCAGGCGGTGGAGAGGCCGGCGAGACCGGCCCCGATGACGACGACGGAGCTCATGCGCGGGCCGGGGACGGGGTGGTCATGCGGGTGGGGTGCTCCTCGAGCGGTGGGGTGGGACGGGGGCGAGGGCCGCTCACCGGTCGCGCCAGGCGATCCGGTGGGCCATCTGGGTGAGGCCGGCGACGCCGTCGGGGTCGAGCCCCTCGGCGCCGAGGGCGGCGACGGCGGCGTGCACGTGGGCGCTGATCCGGGACTCGACGGCGTCGACGACGCCACCGGCCCGCAGCGCGTCCTGCAGGAAGACGACGTCGGCCGGGCTCAGCGCCGGGGTGCCGACCCGTTCCAGCACGTCGCGCGCCGGGCCCTGCAGCAGCTCGTGGGCCAGGGAGAGGATGACGGTGGGCTTGCCCGAGAGCAGGTCGTCACCGGCCGGCTTGCCGGTGCGGGCGGGGTCGCCCCAGACGCCCAGCAGGTCGTCGCGCAGCGCGAACGCCTCGCCGACCTCGGCGCCGTAGGTGGCCAGCACCTCGACGGTCGCGCGGTCGGCGCCGGCCGCGGTGGCGCCCAGCTGGAGGGGCCGCCAGACGGTGTAGCAGCCCGACTTGGCCTGGGCCACCTGGCGCGCGTGCTCCAGGTCGCGGCGGCCGGCGGCGCTGCCGGTGAGGTCCCGGCTCTGCCCGCGGACCAGCTCGACGACCAGCACCCGCCACACCGACCGCATGGCCGCCGGCAGCGAGCTGACGAGGTGGTCGGCCTCGGCGTGCGCGAGGTCGCCGACCAGGACCGCGATGCTGTCGCCGAAGCGGTTCGCGCTGCCGCGGCCCCCGCTGTGCAGGTGCAGCTGGGCGGCGAGGGTGTGCACCGAGGGCTGGCCGCGGCGGGAGGCGGACTCGTCCATGACGTCGTCGTGGATGAGGGCGAAGATGTGCAGCAGCTCCAGCGCCGTCGCGACCTGGAGGACGTCGGCCGCCCCGCGGTCGTCGCGCCGGCCGCCGGCCACCACCCAGCCCCACAGGCACATGCTCGGCCGGATGCGCTTGCCGCCGGTGCCCACGAGGCCGCGGAGCAGCTCGGGCAGGTCGCGGTCGGCCAGGATGTCGACGACGGCCCCGTGCGGGCTCAGCTCGTCGGTCCAGACGCGCTCGAGGTCGTCGACGACCTCGGCCATCCGGGCGTCGACGCGGACGAGGAACTCCTCGTTCAGCTCACCGGCGCGGCGGGTCGGCAGGGCGACGACCGACGAGGACCCCCGACGCCGGCCCGGCAGGCCCGAGGGCGAGAGCTGCGAGCTCATCGCGTCCTCCGACCGCACGGGTGCCCCCTCACCCGGTCACCGCCAGGCGCTCGACCTGCAGCACCGACCAGGGGCTGAACACGAACGGGGTCGCCCCCACCGCACGCACCACGTCGTCCCATGCCCCCCACTTCCAGTCCATGACCTCGGCAGGGTTCGCTGCGGGGTCCGCGACCGGATGCAGGGCGCGGGCCCGGTACACCGGGCAGATCTCGTTCTCGACGACGCCGCTGGCGTCGGTGGCGGTGTAGGCGAAGTCGGGCAGCACGCACTCGAGCGGTCCGACGGCCAGGCCCAGCTCCTCGCCGACGCGGCGGCGGACGGCGTCCTCCATGTCCTCGCCGGGCGCGGGGTGGCCGCAGCAGGTGTTGGTCCACACGCCGGGCCAGGTGCGCTTGCCCAGCGCCCGCCGGGTCAGCAGCAGGCGGTCGTCCTCGTCGAACAGGTAGAGCGAGAAGGCCAGGTGCAGGGGCGTCTCCGCGTCGTGCACCTCGGACTTCAGCCGCTGCCCGATGGGCTCGCCGGCCGCGCTCATCAGCACCACCGACTCCTCGGTCACCGTCATCGGGGTCCCTCTCCGCAGCAACGGCTGCGGCGGTCCCCGTGACCTGCTCGACCCGCGTCGTCCACGCCGTCACTCTAGCGAGGCGTCCACAGGACCCCGGCCGCGCGCGGGCCGCGCCCGGACGGCGTCCCGCGCGGCGGACCGGGGTGATCCGCCCCACACCGGATCCGCCCCCCGGGGTCCCGCCGCGGGGGCCGTCACGCTCAGCGGGTAACGAGTGCGTTCCACTTCGGCCGGGAATGCGCTCCGGGGGCCGGTCGAGGATTTCCTCCCGGGGTCAGGGCGGGGGAAATGCCCTACGATGAGCCGCGGCGCTCCCCCGGTGCGGAGGGTGCGCATCTTTGTTCATCATTCGACTGCTCAGCATGCGTCGGCGGGGACGGCGAGCGGCCAAGGGGGACACCAACAGCATGAGTGACGAGCGCATCAGTGTGCTCATCGCCAACCCGTCGCCCGACGTCTACGGGTCCGACCTGCAGATGCTGGAGAGCATCTCGGCGATGACCGCGCAGGGCTGGCGGGTCGTGGTGGCTCTGCCGTCCGACGGCGAGCTGGTCCCCCGGATCCGGGCGCGCGGCGGTGAGGTCCACTTCTTCTCCTTCCCGGTGCTGCGCCGGGCCAACCAGTCGGCGGCCGCCTTCGCCGGCATGGTCGGCTCCGCGGCGCTGGCGGTGCCCCGGCTGGTCGGGCTGATCCGCCGGCTGAAGCCCTCGCTGGTCTACGTCAACACCGTCACCCTGCCGTGGTGGCTGCTGGCCGCCCGGCTGACCGGCACCCCGACCGTCTGCCACCTGCACGAGGCCGAGAACACCGACTCCCCGGTCGTGCGCCGCGCGCTCGTCGCGCCGCTGCGGCTGGCGCACGCCGTCATCGTCATCAGCCGGTCGGCGATGGCCGCCATGGTGGAGGCCGACCCCGGCCTGGAGGCCCGCGGCCGGCTCATCTACAACGGCGTGCCCACCCCGCCCGAGGAGCCGTCCCCGCCCGCCCGCGACCTGCCGCTGCGCGCCGTCGTCGTCGGCCGGCTCTCCCCGCGGAAGGCGCCGCACCTGGCGCTGGAGGCCGTCGGCCGGCTCCGCCAGCAGGGCGTCGCCCTCGAGGTCGAGCTCGCCGGCTCCGCCTTCCCCGGTTACGAGTGGTACGTCGAGCAGCTGGAGCAGCGCGCGGCCCAGGAGGACCTGGCCGGCGCCGTCACCTTCTCGGGCTACTGCTCGCCCATCTGGCCCGCCCTGGAGCGCGCCGACCTGGCCATCGCCCCCTCGCTGCGCGAGCCCTTCGGCAACGCCGTCGTCGAGGCGCAGATGTCGCTGCGGCCGGTCGTCGCCACCGCGGCCCTCGGCCACCTGGAGAGCATCACCGACGAGCAGACCGGCCTGCTGGTCCCGGCCGAGGACGTGGACGCGATGGCCGACGCCGTCCGGCGCCTCGTCGAGGACGCCGAGCTGGCCGGCTCGCTGGCCGCCGCCGCCCGCGCCAACGCGCTCGCGCGCTTCACCACCGGGCGCTACAACGCCGAGGTCGTGGGGCTCGTCCGCGAGCTGACCGGCACCGTGGAGGTGGCCCCGTGAGCGCCGTCGCCAGCCTGGCCGGGGTGCTGGACCGGCTGCCGGGCAGCCGTCGGTTCACCGCCACCCCGCGCTCGCGGACGGTCCGCATCCTCGGCACCCACGGCGTGCCCGCGAACTACGGCGGCTTCGAGACCGCGGCCGAGAACGTGGCCCTGTTCCTGCGCGACCAGGGCTGGCGCGTCGTCGTCTACTGCCAGGTCCCGGGCACCGGTCCGGTGACCGAGGACGTCTGGAACGGCCTGGAGCGGGTGCTCATCCCCGTCGACCGGGAGGGCTGGCTGGGCACGTCGCAGTTCGACTGGCTCTCCATCACCCACGCCGCGAAGCACCGCGACGTCTGCCTCACCTTCGGCTACAACACCGCCGTCTTCAACGTGGTGCAGCGGGTGCTCGGCATCCCCAACGTCATCAACATGGACGGCATCGAGTGGTCGCGGGCCCGCTGGGGCAAGCTGCGCCAGGCCATCCTCTACACCAACGAGCGGATCGCCTGCTTCGTCGGCAACCACCTCGTCGCCGACCACCCGGTCATCGAGACCTACCTGCACACCCGGGCGCCGGCGCGGAAGGTCAGCACGGTCACCTACGGCGGCCCGACGGTGCTCGACGCCCCGACCGACGTCGTGGAGGCGCACGGGCTCACCCCCGGCCGCTACCTGACGCTGATCGCCCGGCCGATCCCCGAGAACACGATCCTCGAGATCGTGCAGGGCTTCTCGGCCCGCCCGCGCGGCGTCGAGCTGGTCGTCCTGGGCGGCTACAAGCCCGACGAGGACGCCTACCACCGGGCCGTCGTCGAGGCGGCCGGTCCCGAGGTGCGCTTCGTCGGCGGCATCTACGACCCGGCGGCCACCGCCGCCCTCCGCTTCCACAGCCTCGGCTACGTGCACGGCCACACCGTCGGCGGCACGAACCCGTCGCTGGTCGAGGCGCTGGGCGCCGGGAACCCGGTGATCGCGCACGACAACGCCTACAACCGCTGGGTGGCCGGCGACGCCGCCCTCTACTTCCGCACCGCCGCGGACGTCGACGCCCGGGTCGGGGAGCTGGTGGCCTCCCCGGAGACCGCCGCCCGGCTCGGCGCGGCCGCCCGCGTCCGGCACGCCTCCGAGTTCACCTGGGAGCACGTCGCCGGCCAGTACGAGCAGCTGCTGCTGCCCTACCTCGGGCCCGACGGGCGCCGAGGGGTCACCGCGGGGATGGCCGACACGCACGAGACCGGAGGGATGCCGGTGGTCCAGACCGCAGGGACAACAGGAAGCGAGCAGTCGTGATCAGAGTCGGAGTCGTGGGGCTGGGCAAGATGGGCCTCTCCCACCTGTCCATGTTCAACGCCCACCCGGAGGTGGAGGTCGCGGGCATCTGCGACTCCGCCGGCTACATGCTGGGCGTGCTGAACAAGTACACCGGGCTGAAGACCTACGCCGACATGGGCGCGATGCTCGACGACGCCGAGCTCGACGCCGTGGTCATCTCGACCCCGTCGAGCATGCACGCGCCGATGGTCCGCACCGCTCTGGAGCGCGGGGTGAGCGTCTTCTGCGAGAAGCCGTTCTGCCTCGACCCGGCCGACTCCGCCGCCCTCACCGCGCTGGCGGAGGAGAAGGGCCTGGTCACCCAGGTCGGCTACCACTACCGCTTCGTCGGCGCCTTCGCCGAGGTGAAGCGGCTGCTGGACCTCGGTGCCATCGGCCGGGTCACCCACGTGCTGGCCGAGGCCTACGGCCCCGTCGTGCTCAAGCCGCAGGGCAGCACCTGGCGGACCAAGAAGGCGCTCGGCGGCGGCAGCCTCTACGACTACGCCGCGCACCCGCTGAACCTCGTCAACTGGTACCTGGGCGAGGCGGAGCGGGCCGGCGGCTCGGTGCTCAACCCGGTGTTCTCCCGCGAGACCGACGACGAGGTGTTCAGCACCCTGTTCTTCGACCCGGCCACGCCGGGCGGGGCGCCGGTCACCGCTCAGCTGTCGGTGAACTGGAGCGACGAGTCGCAGCGCAAGATGACGACCAAGGTGACCATCTGGGGCACCGAGGGCCGCATCTCCGCCGACCGCCAGGAGGTGCAGGTCTTCCTCCGCGACGGCGCCGCCGTGCCCGACGGCTACGTGCCCGGGTGGAACGTCAAGTACACGACGGAGCTGACCGAGGAGGTCTGGTTCTACCTGCGCGGCGAGGAGTACAGCGCGCAGGTCGACACCTTCGTCACCCGGGTGATCAAGGGCGAGACCGAGGGCGTCAACAACTTCGCCCACGCCGCCGCCACCGACCGGGCCATCCAGCTCATGGTCGACGACGCCGCCGGCGTGGTCCGCGCCCCCGCGACGGGTGCGCTCGCCGCCCCGGCCGGGCGGACCGGCCGTTCCCTGCCCGGGGCCGTGCGCTCCCGGGTCCGCTCGCTGCTGCAGAAGGTGGGGGTCGCCCGATGACCACGACGACGACCGAGCAGGTCCGGATGGACCGGCTGCTGTTCGGGGACAACCAGTTCTTCGGCGTGAACCACATGTCCGAGGAGAAGGCCCGCGCGCAGGCCATGAAGTTCCAGGACATCAGCGTGGTGCAGTCGGTGCTCGACGACGCCTACGACGAGGGCGTCACGACCTTCATGTGCACCACGCACGACCGGATCGCCCTGGTGGCCGATCACGTCCGCGCCAACCCCGAGCGCTACCCGGACATGACCTTCTACCCGTGCATGCCGTACGCGCACAAGTACGCCAACGCCATGACCGAGGACGGCCCGCTGGGCGCCATCAAGCGCTTCCTGCCGGACGAGGGCTTCCTCGACGCGGCGCTGCGCGGCAGCCGCTCGCTGGCCACCAAGGACATCGAGGGCATCGTCACGCTGCTCATCGACTCCGAGATGAAGATGTTCGCCGGGCTCCGGACGCCGGTCATCTTCCTGCAGAACGTCGTCGTCGACCTGCTCCTCGGGCTGGGCTTCAACGAGGCCTTCAAGATCTTCCACGACCACGTCCGGGCCCGCTACGGCGCCGAGCCGGGGTTCATCACCATGAACACCCCGGCCCTGCTGGACGTGCTGGACGGCCTCGGGATCGTCAACCCGATCGTCTGCTCCAACATCAACAAGGTCGGATTCCGGATGAGCGGCGGCATGGAGGCCTACCACCGGATGCTGGCCGAGCGGGAGTTCCGCGCGATCGCCATGTCGGTCTTCGCGTCCGGGGCCATCGAGCCGCGCGAGGCGATCGAGTGGGTCTGCGCCCAGCCGAACATCGAGTCGATCGTGTTCGGGGCCTCCAGCCGCCGCAACATCGCCGGCACCAAGGCCCTCGTCGACCAGTACTGGGTCCGCTGAGCGCTCCGGGGCCCGGGGGTCACGAGGCTGTGACGTCGGGCTCATCCGCCGCCTTTCCGGGCGGCGGCGGGGCCCTTTCCGGCTACCCTTCCGGTACCGGACGCCGGGGTGCCGAGAATCCAGTCCGCAAACACCCGCGTGTGGGGAGTTGAGCACATTGTCTGTCGGTTATCTCGCCCACAGCTTCGACCTTCTGAACGTCCGCGACCTCGACCTGGTGGCCCAGGCCGGGGAGCGCTGCGACGAGCTCGTGGCCGGCGTCCTCGCCGACGACCTCGTCGAACAGCGCTACGGCCGGCGGCCGGTGGTGCCGGTGGCCGAGCGGCTCGCCCTGGTCGCCCGCGTCCGCGGGGTCAGCCGCGCCGTCGAGCAGACGGGTGCCGAGGTGC
This window harbors:
- the crtI gene encoding phytoene desaturase family protein, coding for MSSVVVIGAGLAGLSTACHLAGRGYDVTVVEREDIAGGRNGLLQRDGFTFDTGPSVLTMPDLIADVLRAAGSDLSALGPLKRLDPAYRAVYADGSTIMVRGDRDAMRQEIAETCGSVDAAAFEGFVEWLRKLYVAEMPNFIDTNFDSPLGLLKNPRAAAKLLQLGAFRRLGPAVRSHFQDPRLHRLFSFQAMYAGLAPEKALALYAVITYMDSIEGVFFPEGGMHAVPLALAQAAEKAGAQFRYGESVETVLRSPTGRVAGVRLAGGEAVSADAVVCTLDTPVAYEHLLPELTPPRAARPGKGDYSPSAVVWHVGVRGLPEESAAHHNIHFGHEWNTAFDALLDRGELMPDPSRMVTIASLDAPSAAPEGCSSLFVLEPVPNLSGGKIDWVQEAPAMRDRLHGFLSANGYPDDVVTEELVDPLGWQRQGMAAGTPFALAHTFPQTGPFRPPNVEKRVPGFFFAGSGTVPGVGVPMVLISGKLAAERVSGYLPGPTR
- a CDS encoding polyprenyl synthetase family protein, which produces MSSQLSPSGLPGRRRGSSSVVALPTRRAGELNEEFLVRVDARMAEVVDDLERVWTDELSPHGAVVDILADRDLPELLRGLVGTGGKRIRPSMCLWGWVVAGGRRDDRGAADVLQVATALELLHIFALIHDDVMDESASRRGQPSVHTLAAQLHLHSGGRGSANRFGDSIAVLVGDLAHAEADHLVSSLPAAMRSVWRVLVVELVRGQSRDLTGSAAGRRDLEHARQVAQAKSGCYTVWRPLQLGATAAGADRATVEVLATYGAEVGEAFALRDDLLGVWGDPARTGKPAGDDLLSGKPTVILSLAHELLQGPARDVLERVGTPALSPADVVFLQDALRAGGVVDAVESRISAHVHAAVAALGAEGLDPDGVAGLTQMAHRIAWRDR
- the idi gene encoding isopentenyl-diphosphate Delta-isomerase, producing the protein MTVTEESVVLMSAAGEPIGQRLKSEVHDAETPLHLAFSLYLFDEDDRLLLTRRALGKRTWPGVWTNTCCGHPAPGEDMEDAVRRRVGEELGLAVGPLECVLPDFAYTATDASGVVENEICPVYRARALHPVADPAANPAEVMDWKWGAWDDVVRAVGATPFVFSPWSVLQVERLAVTG
- a CDS encoding glycosyltransferase family 4 protein, whose amino-acid sequence is MSDERISVLIANPSPDVYGSDLQMLESISAMTAQGWRVVVALPSDGELVPRIRARGGEVHFFSFPVLRRANQSAAAFAGMVGSAALAVPRLVGLIRRLKPSLVYVNTVTLPWWLLAARLTGTPTVCHLHEAENTDSPVVRRALVAPLRLAHAVIVISRSAMAAMVEADPGLEARGRLIYNGVPTPPEEPSPPARDLPLRAVVVGRLSPRKAPHLALEAVGRLRQQGVALEVELAGSAFPGYEWYVEQLEQRAAQEDLAGAVTFSGYCSPIWPALERADLAIAPSLREPFGNAVVEAQMSLRPVVATAALGHLESITDEQTGLLVPAEDVDAMADAVRRLVEDAELAGSLAAAARANALARFTTGRYNAEVVGLVRELTGTVEVAP
- a CDS encoding DUF1972 domain-containing protein, with translation MSAVASLAGVLDRLPGSRRFTATPRSRTVRILGTHGVPANYGGFETAAENVALFLRDQGWRVVVYCQVPGTGPVTEDVWNGLERVLIPVDREGWLGTSQFDWLSITHAAKHRDVCLTFGYNTAVFNVVQRVLGIPNVINMDGIEWSRARWGKLRQAILYTNERIACFVGNHLVADHPVIETYLHTRAPARKVSTVTYGGPTVLDAPTDVVEAHGLTPGRYLTLIARPIPENTILEIVQGFSARPRGVELVVLGGYKPDEDAYHRAVVEAAGPEVRFVGGIYDPAATAALRFHSLGYVHGHTVGGTNPSLVEALGAGNPVIAHDNAYNRWVAGDAALYFRTAADVDARVGELVASPETAARLGAAARVRHASEFTWEHVAGQYEQLLLPYLGPDGRRGVTAGMADTHETGGMPVVQTAGTTGSEQS
- a CDS encoding Gfo/Idh/MocA family protein, whose amino-acid sequence is MIRVGVVGLGKMGLSHLSMFNAHPEVEVAGICDSAGYMLGVLNKYTGLKTYADMGAMLDDAELDAVVISTPSSMHAPMVRTALERGVSVFCEKPFCLDPADSAALTALAEEKGLVTQVGYHYRFVGAFAEVKRLLDLGAIGRVTHVLAEAYGPVVLKPQGSTWRTKKALGGGSLYDYAAHPLNLVNWYLGEAERAGGSVLNPVFSRETDDEVFSTLFFDPATPGGAPVTAQLSVNWSDESQRKMTTKVTIWGTEGRISADRQEVQVFLRDGAAVPDGYVPGWNVKYTTELTEEVWFYLRGEEYSAQVDTFVTRVIKGETEGVNNFAHAAATDRAIQLMVDDAAGVVRAPATGALAAPAGRTGRSLPGAVRSRVRSLLQKVGVAR